From one Oligoflexus sp. genomic stretch:
- a CDS encoding YeeE/YedE family protein produces MIPQDWIHALLGGIIIGTAVSMMLLMNGRVTGISGIINGAISPQKGDTAWRWLFVAGLIVGGLTLGSLNPQVFGQASGQSPMLTIAAGLLVGVGTIMGSGCTSGHGVCGISRFSPRSLVATITFIGAGMVSVFILRTLGVIP; encoded by the coding sequence ATGATACCTCAGGATTGGATCCATGCCTTGCTGGGCGGAATTATCATCGGAACCGCCGTGTCCATGATGCTGCTGATGAATGGGCGCGTCACCGGGATCAGCGGTATTATCAACGGTGCCATCTCTCCGCAAAAAGGCGACACGGCCTGGCGCTGGCTTTTTGTGGCCGGACTCATCGTCGGCGGACTGACCCTCGGAAGTTTGAATCCTCAGGTCTTTGGCCAGGCCTCGGGGCAAAGCCCCATGCTCACGATCGCGGCCGGGCTCTTGGTCGGCGTGGGGACCATCATGGGCAGCGGCTGTACCAGCGGGCACGGCGTCTGCGGCATCAGCCGCTTTTCACCTCGATCTTTGGTCGCCACCATCACGTTTATCGGCGCAGGTATGGTCAGC